Sequence from the uncultured Flavobacterium sp. genome:
TTTTGATTCTAATTCGGCTGTTAAAGTTGGATTTTCTTTAAGAAGTTTTGCGGCTGTATCTTCAAAAATATACTCAGAATAATGCTCTTTTTGCTGTAAAATAGGATCGAAGAAATTCCAGTTAAAGAAAGAATCAACACCTTCAGGTTCAAAAGCTTCAACTAAGTATTTTACTCCTTTTTGATTTGTTGAAACCAGATAATCACCTTTGGCAAAAGCCAATTTTACAATTTTAGAATTTATATTGGTATTATAATGCAAATAATGTCCTTCGTAAGCATTTGGAACTGTTTTGTAATCACGGATTTTATAGCTTTCAACTTCGATAATAGTATCATTTTTAAGTTGAGAATAAGCGATGTTATTATTCTTCAAAAGGTCAATAATATTCCAATAACCACGCGGAATGATATAAGCGGACGGAATAACAACCTCTTTTTGCGATTTGAATTCTTTGATATAAGGAACGTCTTTTTTATACGGTTTGCTTCGGTCATAATACAAACGGTTTCCTGTCGTGGCGTCGCTTTTTTTGTATCCGGCTTCATATCCAAGAAATGTAAATTTAGTAGCTTTTGTGCTGTCCAATTCCCATTTTAAAGTATAAGACTTTTTAGGCTGATATTGTTCCAGATTTTTAACTCGAAGTTCTTTGATTTTCTGATAATTAGCGTCCGTAAAATCCAAAGTCGATTTTGTGTATTCGTAAGTCATTTTTACACGTTCGGCATATTTTTTTAGCATATGGGTTTCAACCACAAAACCAATCGTGTTAAACAACGAAGTATATCCTGTTGTATATCTTGGACTGTCTACAAATTGCCCAAAACCTTTGTCTGGAGTATCTTTAAAAGAATCTACATAAGGCGTAGTTTCGATTTTCTTTTGTTGTAAATCTTTGACCAAAGCCGGCATCATTTCGGTATTCATAAAATCTCCCAAAACGGTTCCTAATTTATTATGTTGTGTCATAATATACGTCAGTTTGTATTGATAATCAGATCCGTTACTAACGTGATTGTCAATAAAAACATCAGGATTTATTTTCTGAAAAATCTCGACAAAACTCTTTGTATTTCGAGTGTCCGATTTCATCAAATCGCGAT
This genomic interval carries:
- a CDS encoding M14 family metallopeptidase, giving the protein MRLFTIVISLFTITLFAQNNKKYDTFFEKGNGNQSASYEETIKYYKLLANDFPTIQIKEMGLTDSGEPLHMVVYNPEKEFDFDKIQKNKAVLFINNGIHAGEPDGIDATMQFYRDLAIGKLKVPKNTVLVTIPVYNIGGALNRNSTTRANQDGPEVYGFRGNARNYDLNRDLMKSDTRNTKSFVEIFQKINPDVFIDNHVSNGSDYQYKLTYIMTQHNKLGTVLGDFMNTEMMPALVKDLQQKKIETTPYVDSFKDTPDKGFGQFVDSPRYTTGYTSLFNTIGFVVETHMLKKYAERVKMTYEYTKSTLDFTDANYQKIKELRVKNLEQYQPKKSYTLKWELDSTKATKFTFLGYEAGYKKSDATTGNRLYYDRSKPYKKDVPYIKEFKSQKEVVIPSAYIIPRGYWNIIDLLKNNNIAYSQLKNDTIIEVESYKIRDYKTVPNAYEGHYLHYNTNINSKIVKLAFAKGDYLVSTNQKGVKYLVEAFEPEGVDSFFNWNFFDPILQQKEHYSEYIFEDTAAKLLKENPTLTAELESKKQSDAEFAKNAPAQLDWIYKHSVYYEKAHLQYPIYRVL